In Legionella cardiaca, a genomic segment contains:
- a CDS encoding sugar porter family MFS transporter gives MRRNIKRANWYLLGIFAIAVVSGILVGYGTAVIAGALPLIQAQLSLDAWHQGLLVAIVLIGGFIGSLLCGPIINVSGHKKTFLLVAIIFIVGCLWSAWVDTFWPLFYARLLTGLAIGMATVVGPMYVAETSPQDLRGFLVGSVQLAITIGILLAYLSNYYFAATSNWPSMFAIGVFPAFALLIIIYLQPESPRWLLLKNRVEEAKTVFRELHGIAWGIAESTTVNPEIPTSMKALINPLILPVVLFASGLFFFQNLSGIDAILYYAPAIFQQSGFRSLQGSLQIAILLGIINIVATLLSMWLLDHVGRRPILVYGLLLMSLSLVGFSLLQHYVVIYPAIKWLLAFMLLVFVASFALSMGPIPYVLMSELFPTQLRTSGMAIASATAWGVNALVTFAYPLVVETIGISRLFLGFAFVCMLAWIISIIFCPETKNQSLEDIEARLQAGVGIRQLGG, from the coding sequence ATGAGAAGAAACATAAAGAGGGCAAATTGGTACTTATTAGGAATATTTGCAATCGCTGTTGTTTCAGGAATTTTGGTTGGTTATGGAACAGCAGTTATTGCTGGTGCGCTACCTCTTATCCAGGCGCAACTAAGTCTGGATGCATGGCATCAAGGCTTATTGGTTGCCATAGTTTTAATTGGAGGCTTTATTGGTTCACTACTATGTGGACCCATTATTAATGTTTCAGGACATAAAAAAACATTCCTGTTAGTAGCGATAATTTTTATTGTTGGCTGTCTATGGAGTGCTTGGGTAGATACTTTCTGGCCATTGTTTTATGCGCGACTCTTAACCGGGTTGGCTATTGGTATGGCGACTGTTGTAGGCCCCATGTATGTTGCTGAAACTTCCCCTCAAGATTTGCGTGGTTTTTTAGTTGGCAGTGTACAGTTGGCGATTACTATTGGTATTTTGTTGGCTTATTTAAGTAATTATTATTTTGCAGCGACAAGTAATTGGCCTTCCATGTTCGCTATTGGAGTTTTTCCCGCATTTGCTTTATTGATTATTATTTACCTGCAACCGGAAAGTCCACGTTGGCTATTATTAAAAAATCGCGTAGAAGAAGCAAAAACAGTATTTAGGGAGCTGCATGGGATAGCTTGGGGAATCGCTGAATCGACAACGGTTAATCCGGAAATACCGACCTCAATGAAAGCACTGATAAACCCCTTAATTTTGCCAGTTGTCTTATTCGCATCAGGTCTATTTTTTTTTCAAAATTTAAGTGGTATTGATGCCATTTTGTATTACGCTCCAGCCATTTTTCAGCAAAGTGGATTTAGAAGTTTGCAGGGCAGCTTACAAATTGCCATTTTGCTGGGGATTATTAATATTGTTGCGACTTTATTATCAATGTGGTTACTGGATCATGTGGGACGCAGGCCAATTCTTGTTTATGGATTATTATTGATGAGTTTAAGTCTAGTTGGATTTAGTTTATTACAGCATTATGTGGTTATTTATCCTGCAATAAAATGGCTCTTGGCTTTTATGCTTTTAGTATTTGTGGCTTCTTTTGCTTTAAGCATGGGACCTATTCCTTATGTTCTTATGTCAGAACTTTTTCCAACACAATTAAGAACGTCAGGAATGGCTATTGCTTCAGCAACTGCCTGGGGAGTAAACGCGCTGGTAACCTTTGCCTATCCCTTAGTGGTAGAAACTATAGGTATTAGTCGATTATTCCTCGGTTTTGCTTTTGTTTGTATGCTGGCGTGGATTATAAGTATAATTTTTTGTCCAGAAACTAAAAATCAATCATTGGAAGATATCGAAGCAAGACTTCAGGCTGGAGTGGGGATACGACAACTAGGAGGTTAA
- the greA gene encoding transcription elongation factor GreA — protein sequence MQKHPMTIQGAEALKNELHRLKVVERPRIIEAIATARAHGDLKENAEYHAAREQQSFNEGRIKELEAKLSNAQIVDISKLPNNGKVVFGSTVHICHLETDAQISYQIVGEDEADIKVNKISYSSPIGRALIGKLVDDTVVVQTPGGPVEYEIVGVDYE from the coding sequence ATGCAAAAGCATCCAATGACAATCCAAGGCGCAGAGGCGCTGAAAAATGAGTTGCATCGTTTAAAAGTAGTAGAGCGACCGCGAATCATTGAGGCAATAGCAACTGCCCGTGCACATGGTGATTTAAAAGAGAATGCTGAATATCATGCTGCGCGTGAACAACAAAGTTTCAATGAAGGACGGATCAAGGAATTAGAGGCGAAGCTTTCCAATGCGCAAATCGTTGATATTAGCAAATTACCAAACAATGGAAAGGTTGTTTTTGGTTCAACCGTTCACATCTGCCATTTAGAAACTGATGCTCAAATTAGTTATCAAATCGTGGGCGAGGACGAAGCAGATATTAAAGTTAATAAAATTTCTTACAGTTCCCCTATCGGTCGAGCGTTAATTGGAAAATTGGTTGATGATACGGTTGTTGTGCAAACACCGGGTGGGCCAGTTGAATACGAAATTGTTGGGGTCGATTACGAATAA
- a CDS encoding HAD family acid phosphatase, with translation MKGTIKAIIKTLLAGSCLLIFTFPSFSEPNNLSLLKTEIKSYHDSGLYEKELAKVIAEAHDYIIKQATINKRQVHPKKLAIVLDIDETSISNYDKMIKRDFVGDTNLIHQEILAANSPAILPMLALYNDARKNGVRVFFVTGRRMSELNATRTNLLRAGFKNWCGLYLRPDSYNQSSIKPFKTKARESITKQGYTIVASIGDQYSDIEGGYMQKGFKLPNPFYHLP, from the coding sequence ATGAAAGGAACCATTAAAGCCATCATTAAAACTTTACTCGCCGGAAGTTGCCTATTAATTTTTACCTTTCCCTCCTTTAGTGAACCCAATAATTTAAGTCTACTTAAGACAGAAATTAAGAGTTACCACGATTCGGGCCTTTATGAAAAAGAATTGGCCAAAGTTATTGCCGAGGCCCATGATTATATTATCAAACAAGCAACCATCAATAAGCGTCAGGTTCATCCAAAAAAGCTAGCGATTGTTCTTGATATTGACGAAACCAGTATCAGTAATTACGACAAAATGATTAAGCGTGACTTTGTTGGTGATACTAATCTGATTCATCAAGAAATATTAGCGGCGAACTCACCTGCTATTCTCCCCATGCTGGCACTTTATAATGATGCCCGCAAAAATGGCGTGCGAGTCTTTTTTGTTACCGGGAGAAGAATGTCTGAGTTAAATGCAACAAGAACAAATCTCCTACGTGCAGGATTTAAAAATTGGTGCGGTCTTTACCTTCGCCCAGACAGTTATAATCAATCCTCTATCAAACCATTTAAAACAAAGGCTAGAGAATCTATTACGAAACAAGGCTATACAATTGTTGCCTCTATCGGTGATCAATATAGCGACATCGAAGGAGGGTATATGCAAAAGGGCTTTAAATTACCCAATCCTTTTTATCATTTGCCTTAA
- the carB gene encoding carbamoyl-phosphate synthase large subunit, translated as MPKRTDIQSILILGAGPIVIGQACEFDYSGTQAVRALKEEGYRVILVNSNPATIMTDPELADATYIEPIQWQEVARIIEKERPDALLPTMGGQTALNCALDLVREGVLAKFSVEMIGATREAIDKAEDREKFRQLMKKIGLEMPRSAIAHSLEEAFQVQAQLGFPAIIRPSFTMGGSGGGIAYNREEFEEICSRGLELSPTHELLIDESVLGWKEYEMEVVRDKNDNCIIVCTIENFDPMGVHTGDSITVAPAQTLTDKEFQRMRDAAIKVLRAVGVDTGGSNVQFAVNPEDGRMLVVEMNPRVSRSSALASKATGFPIAKIAAKLAVGYTLDELDNEITGGKTPASFEPSIDYVVTKIPRFNFDKFPQTSKTLTTQMKSVGEVMAIGANFQESLQKAIRGLEIGRSGLEPLFKRNGDMARLRGHLREPTPDRLWYIADAFRHDLSLEEIHQESKIDPWFLMQIQELILLENTIQGQSIHEIDKLTMRQFKRRGFSDAYIAHLVYCSEEQVRAHRLELGVTPVYKRIDSCAGEFPSDTAYLYSCYETTCEANPKTDKKKVMILGGGPNRIGQGIEFDYCCVHAAMALRESGYQTIMVNCNPETVSTDFDTSDRLYFEPVTLEDVLSIVAVEKPEGVIVHYGGQTPLKLARELEANGVKIIGTSPDAIDQAEDRERFQKLVTELNLHQPANGTVRSEAEAIELAKRIGYPLVVRPSYVLGGRAMEVVYQEEDLRHYLSYAVAVSNDSPVLLDKFLNDAIEVDIDAVCDGEDVLIGGIMEHIEQAGVHSGDSACTLPPFSLSVVVQQDLMEQIRQMALKLGVVGLINAQFAIQADDIYVLEVNPRASRTVPFVSKATGLPLAKIAARCKVGQSLKQQGLSMHYPMPAFYSIKLPVFPFIKFSGVDSILGPEMKSTGEVMGIARRFGQAYAKAQLGASCNIVKRRRAFVSVRDADKARVGEIVKRLIQLGFEIIATRGTALVLQAAGIDCRRVFKVAEGRPHVVDFIKNNEIDFIVNTTEGKQAIADSFAIRRNALQHKVSYTTTLSGAEAACLAMKYEDRETVTRLQDLH; from the coding sequence ATGCCTAAACGAACTGATATTCAATCCATTCTTATTCTTGGTGCAGGTCCCATTGTCATTGGTCAGGCTTGTGAATTTGACTACTCAGGAACCCAGGCAGTTCGTGCTCTGAAAGAAGAGGGCTATCGTGTAATCCTGGTTAATTCTAACCCGGCAACCATTATGACTGATCCTGAGCTTGCTGATGCCACTTATATCGAACCTATTCAGTGGCAAGAAGTAGCACGTATTATTGAGAAAGAGCGTCCTGATGCTCTCTTACCAACGATGGGTGGACAAACAGCACTGAACTGCGCTTTAGATTTGGTACGCGAAGGAGTACTGGCTAAATTTTCAGTTGAAATGATCGGCGCTACGCGTGAAGCGATTGATAAAGCTGAAGATCGCGAAAAATTTCGACAATTGATGAAAAAAATTGGTTTGGAAATGCCTCGCTCGGCGATTGCTCATAGCCTTGAAGAGGCCTTTCAGGTGCAAGCACAATTAGGCTTCCCTGCAATTATTCGTCCTTCATTTACGATGGGAGGAAGCGGCGGCGGTATTGCTTATAACCGCGAAGAATTTGAAGAAATATGTTCACGTGGTTTGGAATTATCCCCTACGCATGAGTTATTAATTGATGAGTCAGTGCTTGGGTGGAAAGAGTATGAAATGGAAGTGGTGCGTGATAAAAATGATAATTGTATTATTGTTTGTACTATTGAAAATTTCGACCCTATGGGCGTGCATACTGGCGATTCGATTACGGTGGCACCGGCCCAGACATTAACCGATAAAGAATTCCAACGCATGCGGGATGCGGCTATTAAAGTTTTAAGAGCGGTTGGCGTTGATACTGGAGGCTCCAATGTCCAGTTTGCTGTGAATCCTGAAGATGGGCGTATGCTGGTCGTAGAAATGAATCCGCGTGTATCGCGTAGCTCTGCTTTAGCGTCCAAAGCAACAGGTTTTCCTATCGCTAAAATTGCTGCAAAACTGGCAGTGGGTTATACCCTTGATGAGCTTGATAATGAAATAACTGGTGGTAAGACACCCGCGTCATTTGAGCCGAGCATCGATTACGTAGTGACCAAAATCCCTCGCTTCAATTTTGATAAGTTCCCGCAAACATCAAAAACGCTAACGACACAAATGAAGTCCGTGGGAGAAGTCATGGCCATTGGTGCTAATTTCCAGGAGTCCTTGCAAAAAGCAATTCGCGGCCTGGAAATTGGTCGTTCAGGATTAGAACCTTTGTTTAAGAGAAATGGAGATATGGCACGCCTGCGTGGACATTTGCGTGAGCCAACACCTGATAGGTTATGGTACATTGCCGATGCATTTCGACACGATTTATCACTCGAGGAAATCCATCAGGAAAGTAAAATAGACCCTTGGTTCTTAATGCAAATTCAAGAATTAATTTTGTTAGAAAATACCATTCAAGGGCAATCAATTCATGAGATTGATAAGTTAACAATGCGACAATTTAAACGTCGCGGATTCTCTGACGCTTATATTGCTCATCTGGTTTATTGCAGTGAAGAACAAGTTAGAGCACACCGTTTGGAGTTAGGGGTTACGCCGGTTTATAAGCGCATTGACTCTTGTGCGGGTGAATTCCCGAGCGATACAGCCTATCTGTATTCTTGCTATGAGACCACTTGCGAAGCGAATCCTAAGACAGATAAGAAAAAAGTCATGATCTTAGGTGGTGGACCTAATCGCATTGGTCAGGGAATTGAATTTGATTATTGTTGTGTACATGCTGCTATGGCCCTAAGAGAATCTGGCTATCAAACCATTATGGTGAATTGCAATCCCGAGACTGTTTCTACCGATTTTGATACGTCTGATCGCTTATACTTCGAACCTGTAACACTTGAAGATGTGTTATCTATTGTTGCTGTTGAGAAGCCTGAGGGGGTAATTGTTCATTACGGCGGTCAAACACCACTAAAATTAGCTCGTGAACTTGAAGCAAATGGTGTCAAGATCATTGGCACTTCTCCTGATGCTATTGATCAAGCCGAAGATAGAGAGCGTTTTCAAAAACTGGTGACAGAACTTAACTTACATCAGCCAGCAAATGGTACGGTACGCAGCGAAGCTGAAGCTATCGAGTTGGCAAAACGTATTGGATATCCTCTGGTTGTAAGACCTTCCTATGTTCTTGGCGGCAGGGCAATGGAAGTTGTTTACCAGGAAGAAGATTTGCGCCATTACTTGTCCTATGCAGTGGCAGTTTCTAATGATTCACCTGTTTTACTGGATAAATTTTTAAACGATGCAATTGAAGTTGATATTGATGCAGTCTGTGATGGGGAAGATGTTTTAATAGGCGGCATCATGGAGCATATTGAGCAAGCGGGAGTTCACTCCGGTGATTCCGCCTGTACTTTGCCACCATTTAGCCTGAGCGTTGTTGTGCAACAGGACTTAATGGAACAAATTCGCCAAATGGCATTAAAATTGGGAGTAGTTGGTTTGATTAATGCCCAGTTTGCAATACAGGCTGATGATATCTATGTTCTTGAGGTTAACCCGAGAGCTTCGCGTACTGTTCCTTTTGTTTCTAAAGCGACAGGGCTGCCACTTGCAAAAATTGCCGCGCGCTGCAAGGTTGGCCAAAGTTTGAAACAACAGGGTTTAAGCATGCATTATCCAATGCCGGCATTTTACTCAATCAAGCTGCCAGTATTTCCTTTTATTAAATTTTCCGGGGTTGATTCCATTTTAGGCCCTGAAATGAAGTCAACCGGTGAAGTTATGGGTATTGCTAGACGCTTCGGACAAGCTTATGCTAAAGCACAATTAGGTGCGAGTTGTAACATCGTAAAACGACGACGAGCTTTTGTATCCGTGCGTGATGCTGATAAAGCACGTGTGGGCGAAATCGTGAAGCGCTTAATTCAATTAGGATTTGAGATTATCGCAACTCGAGGCACAGCACTGGTGTTACAAGCAGCAGGTATTGATTGCCGACGAGTATTTAAAGTGGCTGAGGGAAGGCCTCATGTGGTAGATTTTATTAAAAATAATGAAATTGATTTCATTGTAAATACCACAGAAGGCAAACAAGCAATAGCTGACTCGTTTGCTATCAGACGCAATGCATTACAGCATAAGGTTAGTTATACTACCACCTTATCTGGAGCAGAGGCTGCGTGTTTGGCTATGAAATATGAGGATCGAGAAACAGTGACTCGATTACAAGATTTACACTAG
- a CDS encoding sugar porter family MFS transporter: MAWLVAIIGSVAGFLFGYDEGIIAGSLELIKQYFQMSHTSIGMMTSALPFGALFGSMLIGSLLASRVVKHLGRRRCLSFAGFLFFIGALGATFADFEWVLIVARFILGIAIGVAAVTTPLYLAETAPAHLRGAMVAIYQLAITIGIVCAYTVNFLLIDRGSWREMFASSMIPALILVIGVMFLPESPRWLLSEGKRKEATDALKKLRKGEQVEQELTEIETTLSHEPKQSSWRLLLKKPLLPVLILGVMLFCLQQLSGINVIIYYAPEIFKNLGFSSASGQILATMGIGLVNMLITILAVMYVDKVGRRKLLLFGFAGTCLSLAIIGIFSYHKVAWLAYLSVSCLTLYIISFAISLGPIPYIAMAEIFPLHVRGAGMGLSSVSNWGFNGIVVFSFPILFHLLGIEYTFLMYAFICLLGFIYTYVYMPETKNLSLEFIEEYIMSGKPMRLLGRKQND; the protein is encoded by the coding sequence ATGGCTTGGCTGGTTGCAATTATTGGTTCTGTGGCAGGTTTTTTATTTGGCTACGATGAAGGGATTATTGCGGGTTCTCTTGAGCTGATTAAACAATACTTTCAAATGTCCCATACATCAATTGGAATGATGACCTCTGCTCTTCCCTTTGGTGCCCTATTTGGCTCAATGCTTATTGGTTCATTACTTGCGTCTCGCGTAGTTAAACATTTAGGTCGAAGACGGTGTCTGTCCTTTGCAGGGTTTCTTTTTTTTATAGGGGCCCTGGGTGCTACTTTTGCTGATTTTGAATGGGTCTTGATTGTCGCCCGTTTCATCTTGGGAATTGCTATAGGTGTTGCTGCAGTAACCACACCCTTGTATTTAGCTGAAACGGCACCTGCTCATCTTCGTGGAGCAATGGTTGCCATTTACCAGCTGGCAATTACCATTGGAATTGTTTGTGCTTACACGGTTAACTTTCTTCTAATTGATCGCGGCTCCTGGAGAGAGATGTTTGCCTCTAGTATGATACCAGCGCTAATTCTTGTTATTGGTGTCATGTTTTTGCCTGAATCCCCACGCTGGCTTTTAAGTGAGGGTAAACGAAAAGAAGCCACCGATGCTCTCAAAAAACTACGTAAAGGAGAGCAGGTTGAGCAAGAATTAACGGAAATTGAAACCACTTTATCTCACGAACCCAAACAAAGTAGCTGGCGTTTACTGTTAAAAAAACCCTTGCTCCCTGTATTAATCCTCGGGGTTATGCTGTTTTGCCTGCAACAATTAAGTGGTATTAATGTCATTATTTACTACGCGCCAGAAATTTTTAAAAATTTAGGCTTCTCCAGTGCTTCAGGACAAATTCTCGCGACCATGGGCATTGGTCTGGTAAATATGCTTATCACGATTCTGGCCGTCATGTACGTGGACAAGGTTGGACGACGAAAATTACTGCTATTTGGTTTTGCCGGTACTTGTTTAAGTTTGGCAATTATAGGAATCTTCTCTTACCATAAGGTAGCCTGGTTAGCCTATTTATCAGTTAGCTGTCTGACTCTTTATATTATCTCTTTTGCAATTAGTCTTGGACCTATTCCTTACATTGCTATGGCTGAGATTTTCCCTTTGCATGTTCGTGGTGCCGGAATGGGATTATCATCAGTTAGTAATTGGGGCTTTAATGGTATTGTGGTCTTTAGTTTCCCCATTTTGTTTCATCTACTGGGAATAGAATATACTTTTCTGATGTATGCATTTATTTGCTTATTGGGGTTTATTTATACTTATGTATACATGCCAGAAACTAAAAATCTAAGTCTTGAGTTTATTGAAGAATATATCATGAGCGGCAAACCTATGCGCTTGCTAGGAAGGAAGCAAAACGATTAA
- a CDS encoding GMC oxidoreductase, with translation MTDKIYDCCIVGTGAAGGILAHRLAMAGLEVVSVEQGDALAVDYFTDKNPPGIKKWYGIKPKTTFPPQVADALFIHDLFADYRSRSSSKQSEAVFRQFQIYALSGLQNLWNAVSVRFSEEDLSPWPISYNDLAPHYSAVEKRIKVCGSQEGIPELPDGEYIPHKPLRPADHLIVNAVKRLNWPGCHAIPNRKAIETRVEKSNHCISTGICTFGCPTGAVYKFSARLLPEIQNLPNYTLILNAKVVRLIRNEQNNEINSLEYLCLKSKERKKLHARLFILSAGAIETPRILFNSHDTSYQQGLANQSGTLGQYLQDNPKVVQATSLYKLWFSKRPADIGYGDLLILTGQASIKKQESFRFIGHSISAPPDVPYYLSDIRWVPRTLRPFIVKMMFHSFVTLGLFCEGDLMASNCVTPSKEVDCYGVPQVDIHYSSSATTIARMKKMAEFGRKVLRRASATHIVEDFSNDGTGIHYAGTCRMGLNENLAIVDANLKTFEHNNLYLCDGGVIPHLPDKHLTLTIMALADRLASHLIRELGTKGD, from the coding sequence GTGACGGATAAAATTTATGATTGCTGTATTGTTGGTACAGGTGCTGCAGGTGGTATTCTCGCTCATCGTCTGGCTATGGCGGGTCTAGAGGTGGTCTCTGTTGAACAAGGTGATGCGCTTGCAGTGGATTATTTTACGGACAAAAATCCACCAGGAATCAAAAAATGGTATGGCATAAAACCTAAAACCACTTTTCCACCTCAAGTTGCGGATGCCTTATTCATTCATGATTTGTTTGCTGATTATCGCAGTCGTTCAAGCAGTAAACAATCAGAAGCGGTATTTCGTCAATTTCAGATTTATGCACTCAGTGGATTACAGAATTTATGGAATGCCGTGTCAGTTCGTTTTAGTGAAGAGGACTTATCCCCTTGGCCTATTAGCTATAATGACCTGGCTCCCCATTACTCAGCTGTGGAAAAGCGTATCAAGGTTTGTGGGAGCCAAGAGGGTATTCCGGAATTACCTGATGGCGAATATATTCCGCATAAACCACTTCGCCCTGCAGATCATTTGATAGTTAATGCCGTTAAGCGTCTGAATTGGCCGGGTTGCCATGCTATACCCAATCGTAAAGCTATTGAAACAAGGGTTGAGAAGTCAAACCATTGTATAAGCACGGGAATTTGTACATTTGGTTGCCCCACTGGTGCTGTCTATAAGTTTTCCGCCAGATTGTTACCAGAAATTCAAAATTTGCCTAACTACACGTTGATTCTAAATGCCAAAGTAGTACGCTTAATTCGCAATGAGCAAAATAATGAGATTAATTCTCTTGAGTATCTTTGCCTTAAATCGAAGGAAAGAAAAAAACTTCATGCACGCCTATTTATACTGAGTGCTGGTGCGATTGAAACCCCTCGTATTTTATTTAACTCCCATGACACCAGCTATCAGCAAGGTTTAGCTAATCAAAGCGGCACTCTAGGGCAATATCTTCAAGATAACCCCAAAGTAGTTCAGGCAACTTCCCTATACAAGTTATGGTTTAGCAAACGTCCGGCTGACATTGGTTATGGTGATTTGCTAATTTTAACAGGTCAGGCGTCTATCAAAAAGCAAGAATCATTTCGTTTTATTGGGCACTCAATATCGGCACCCCCTGACGTGCCTTATTATCTCTCTGATATACGATGGGTACCTAGAACGTTGCGTCCTTTTATCGTTAAGATGATGTTTCACTCTTTTGTAACATTGGGATTATTCTGTGAGGGGGACTTAATGGCCTCTAACTGTGTCACCCCTTCAAAAGAAGTTGATTGTTATGGTGTACCACAAGTCGATATACATTATAGCAGTTCAGCAACGACAATAGCCCGCATGAAAAAAATGGCGGAATTTGGACGTAAAGTATTACGGCGAGCTTCAGCAACTCATATCGTTGAAGATTTTAGTAATGACGGCACTGGAATTCATTATGCTGGTACTTGTCGAATGGGATTAAACGAGAATCTTGCTATTGTTGATGCAAACCTCAAAACCTTTGAACATAATAATTTATATCTTTGCGATGGGGGAGTAATCCCTCATTTGCCCGATAAACATTTGACACTAACTATTATGGCTTTAGCTGACCGATTGGCAAGTCATCTAATTCGTGAGCTTGGGACAAAAGGAGATTGA
- a CDS encoding DegT/DnrJ/EryC1/StrS family aminotransferase, with protein sequence MSEEKPVRTIPLPWEFPGAHWINEEEHRLVNEVIAAHSPFRYYGPDLQHMVERLEASFCKQIGVNFALGVNSGTAALHIVLAAFGVGPGDEVLVPGYMWVSCLSAIVRLGAIPILVDIDATFCMDPKDLEQKISSRSKAILCVHMSGASGYIDKIVELATKHHLYLLEDCAQAAGAFYHGKPLGSFGDAAIFSFQLNKNMTSGEGGMIVCKDQNLYQRCFAIHDLGYPRNDAGRLDTQHEAFQLWGIGARMSELTAAFALAQLSKLSAITKSMRTSKWRIRDALNNIEGLSFREIPSPAGDSGPFLITVYPTQSLCHDFTEKLRHLGIKGQPGSLACITMREWGLHWYFNNASLVHKRALSEDGFPWTHPKNDFSREVSYQRGTLPMCDDMHERAALLTIASNLSDEDCEEIIKAFKIAAKQVLA encoded by the coding sequence ATGAGCGAAGAAAAACCAGTGAGAACAATACCTTTGCCCTGGGAGTTTCCTGGCGCCCACTGGATTAACGAAGAAGAACATCGTTTGGTGAATGAAGTCATTGCCGCCCATAGTCCTTTTCGTTATTACGGCCCTGATTTGCAACATATGGTGGAACGATTAGAGGCATCATTTTGCAAGCAAATAGGGGTTAATTTTGCTTTAGGGGTTAATTCTGGAACGGCTGCTTTACATATTGTTTTGGCTGCATTTGGAGTAGGGCCCGGTGATGAGGTATTAGTCCCTGGCTATATGTGGGTCAGTTGCCTTTCAGCAATCGTGAGACTTGGTGCGATTCCAATTCTCGTAGATATTGATGCAACGTTCTGTATGGACCCTAAAGACTTGGAACAGAAAATAAGTTCTCGCTCAAAAGCTATTTTATGCGTCCACATGAGTGGAGCATCCGGTTATATCGATAAAATTGTCGAACTTGCAACCAAACATCACCTTTATTTACTGGAGGATTGTGCTCAGGCAGCCGGCGCATTCTATCATGGGAAACCCCTTGGTAGTTTTGGCGATGCCGCTATTTTCAGTTTTCAGCTCAACAAAAATATGACCAGTGGTGAAGGTGGGATGATTGTCTGTAAAGATCAAAATCTTTATCAGCGCTGTTTTGCTATTCACGATTTAGGATACCCTCGAAATGATGCAGGACGTCTTGATACCCAACATGAAGCATTTCAACTGTGGGGTATAGGTGCGCGAATGTCTGAACTGACTGCTGCATTCGCCTTAGCCCAACTAAGTAAACTTAGTGCAATTACGAAATCAATGCGTACATCAAAATGGCGAATACGTGATGCTCTCAATAATATTGAAGGGCTATCTTTTCGTGAAATTCCTTCACCAGCAGGCGACTCAGGCCCATTTCTTATTACGGTCTATCCAACCCAGTCTTTATGTCACGATTTTACCGAAAAATTGCGACATCTTGGCATTAAAGGTCAGCCTGGAAGTTTAGCTTGTATTACCATGCGGGAATGGGGATTACATTGGTATTTTAATAATGCCAGTCTGGTTCATAAGCGTGCTCTAAGTGAGGATGGTTTTCCCTGGACTCATCCAAAAAATGATTTTTCTCGGGAAGTTAGTTATCAACGAGGCACTTTACCCATGTGTGATGACATGCACGAGCGAGCAGCTTTGCTGACTATTGCTTCTAATTTATCGGATGAAGATTGTGAAGAAATTATAAAGGCATTTAAGATTGCTGCTAAACAGGTTCTGGCATGA